The Anomalospiza imberbis isolate Cuckoo-Finch-1a 21T00152 chromosome 7, ASM3175350v1, whole genome shotgun sequence genome has a window encoding:
- the KLF7 gene encoding Krueppel-like factor 7 isoform X2, protein MDVLASYSIFQELQLVHDTGYFSALPSLEENWQQTCLELERYLQTEPRKISETFGEDLDCFLHASSAPDAEDNIRRLDPILLPVETSTCDKNTNMDIILSRDKLLSETCLSSHSTSSSTEGYTAVNQAQLNAVTSLTPPSSPELSRHLVKTPQTLSAVDGTVTLKLVAKKTSLSSVKVGVATATAGTIKSGQSDSEQGGTGTEASPENKKRVHRCQFNGCRKVYTKSSHLKAHQRTHTGVFPGRITLPST, encoded by the exons atggaTGTCTTGGCTAGTTATAGTATATTCCAGGAACTCCAGCTTGTCCACGACACCGGCTACTTCTCAGCTTTGCCATCCTTGGAGGAAAACTGGCAGCAG ACATGCCTGGAGTTGGAGCGATACCTTCAGACTGAACCACGGAAGATCTCTGAGACCTTTGGTGAGGATTTGGACTGCTTCCTTCATGCCTCCTCAGCCCCAGATGCAGAGGACAATATACGACGGCTGGACCCCATCCTTTTACCGGTGGAGACGAGTACATGTGACAAAAACACCAACATGGACATTATCCTCTCCCGTGACAAACTGCTGTCTGAGACGTGCCTCAGCTCGCACTCCACCAGCTCTTCCACAGAAGGCTACACAGCCGTCAACCAGGCCCAGCTCAATGCAGTAACCTCATTAACCCCCCCTTCCTCTCCGGAGCTCAGCCGCCACCTCGTAAAAACCCCACAGACTCTCTCAGCAGTGGATGGCACAGTGACGTTGAAACTGGTAGCCAAGAAAACTTCACTCAGCTCTGTGAAAGTGGGTGTAGCAACAGCGACTGCGGGGACAATAAAAAGTGGGCAAAGTGACAGTGAGCAAGGAGGTACAGGGACAGAAGCATCCCCAGAAAACAAGAAGAGGGTTCATCGCTGTCAATTTAATGGGTGCCGGAAAGTTTATACAAAGAGCTCCCACTTAAAGGCTCACCAGAGGACTCATACAG